From the genome of Wolbachia endosymbiont (group B) of Parapoynx stratiotata, one region includes:
- a CDS encoding TrbC/VirB2 family protein, translating into MKNFLLLVALILSFAFDANATNTFVDKNDTTSSVICKIIGYTHGIGGPMITIVIIGAALLAIFGRMPWPALFALGAFTAVFFGAPVVVSKITPGGVICKDGAVADK; encoded by the coding sequence ATGAAAAATTTTCTTCTACTTGTAGCTTTAATTCTTTCCTTTGCATTTGATGCAAATGCTACAAATACTTTTGTTGATAAAAATGATACAACATCATCGGTGATATGCAAGATAATAGGCTATACTCACGGCATAGGTGGACCGATGATCACAATAGTGATAATTGGTGCAGCTTTGCTTGCGATATTCGGCAGAATGCCATGGCCAGCGCTTTTTGCACTTGGTGCGTTCACTGCTGTGTTTTTTGGCGCTCCTGTAGTCGTTTCAAAAATAACACCAGGAGGTGTGATTTGTAAAGACGGTGCAGTAGCGGATAAGTAA
- a CDS encoding SDR family oxidoreductase, with protein MNLAKEKEMGKLEGKIALITGASGGIGSSVAKRFVKEGACVILISRSLDNLKPLYNEIEELKEGSVKLIQLDLLDFENVEKLANMIESPKLSESGTLDILITCTEILGKLSSVHDCELEDLQNVMNTNFTASWYLLKNLGPILKKSNAGRAIFMTSEITLSPSSYPYWVPYAASKAALEAMVKIYASETKHTNLCINAVYSEGPIDSEMYKQAFSGKDISELVPPDKLTDKFVELASEDCSISGQILPLSKSPE; from the coding sequence ATGAATCTTGCTAAAGAGAAAGAAATGGGTAAGTTAGAAGGTAAAATAGCTTTAATTACCGGGGCTTCAGGTGGAATAGGCTCTTCTGTTGCAAAAAGATTTGTAAAAGAAGGTGCATGTGTGATTCTAATTTCCAGATCTCTTGATAATCTCAAGCCATTGTATAACGAAATTGAAGAGCTTAAAGAAGGCTCTGTGAAACTAATTCAGCTTGATCTTTTAGACTTTGAAAACGTAGAAAAACTGGCAAATATGATAGAAAGCCCAAAATTATCAGAATCTGGAACACTTGATATACTGATTACATGCACTGAAATTTTAGGTAAGTTGAGCTCTGTTCATGATTGTGAGCTTGAAGATCTACAGAACGTAATGAATACAAATTTTACTGCCAGTTGGTACTTGCTAAAAAATTTGGGTCCAATACTAAAAAAGTCTAATGCTGGAAGAGCGATATTCATGACCTCAGAGATAACACTTTCTCCTTCCTCTTATCCATATTGGGTACCATATGCTGCAAGTAAGGCTGCACTAGAAGCAATGGTGAAGATATATGCATCTGAGACAAAACATACGAACTTATGCATAAATGCCGTGTATTCGGAAGGGCCTATCGATAGTGAAATGTATAAGCAAGCATTTTCGGGAAAAGATATATCTGAATTGGTGCCACCTGATAAACTGACAGACAAATTTGTGGAACTTGCTTCTGAAGATTGTAGCATATCAGGACAAATCTTGCCACTTAGCAAATCTCCCGAGTAA
- a CDS encoding YihY/virulence factor BrkB family protein, protein MLQKFYSIVYCLYRALIDTIYNDGVEHAGYLSFLILLSIFPFLIVLIAMASTFANFLDQYNVGWAFIIDNMPQDILSSLMPRIREIISGPPQSLLTLAIVGAVWTASSTIEGFRTILNKAYKVPVSSPYIWRRVLSILQFLVITLVTTLTIVFFTLVPMLIDFSYQGLSYTRYLLIEFVLFTIVSWLYFTLPNIKQNLSDVFPGSCVAVILWTISASAFKQYLKASFDQLNLIYGSLGGVVMSLLFFYVLSLIFIYGAKFNFQLKYFNESC, encoded by the coding sequence GTGCTACAGAAATTTTATAGTATCGTTTATTGCCTTTATCGTGCTTTAATTGACACAATTTATAATGATGGAGTGGAGCATGCAGGGTATCTATCATTTTTAATCCTGTTATCAATATTTCCTTTTCTTATTGTTTTAATAGCCATGGCATCAACGTTCGCAAATTTCTTAGATCAATACAATGTCGGCTGGGCATTTATTATTGATAACATGCCACAGGATATTTTATCATCTTTGATGCCACGTATTAGGGAGATAATATCAGGCCCTCCGCAAAGCTTATTAACCTTGGCAATTGTAGGCGCTGTTTGGACTGCCTCATCGACAATTGAAGGATTTAGAACGATATTGAATAAGGCCTATAAAGTTCCGGTTTCATCGCCTTATATATGGAGAAGGGTGCTCAGTATATTACAATTTTTAGTAATTACGCTTGTTACAACTCTGACTATAGTATTTTTTACATTAGTGCCAATGTTAATTGATTTTTCTTACCAAGGGCTAAGTTATACTAGATATTTACTTATTGAGTTTGTGCTTTTTACTATAGTATCTTGGCTATATTTCACATTGCCAAACATAAAACAAAACTTATCAGACGTATTTCCCGGATCTTGTGTAGCTGTTATTCTTTGGACGATCTCTGCTTCAGCTTTCAAGCAATATTTAAAAGCTTCCTTTGACCAACTGAATTTGATATATGGAAGTTTAGGCGGTGTGGTGATGTCGTTGCTATTTTTTTATGTGCTAAGTTTGATTTTTATATATGGAGCAAAATTTAATTTTCAGCTAAAATATTTCAATGAATCTTGCTAA
- a CDS encoding DUF2671 domain-containing protein, translating to MSYNIANEVETLSKKSNNNEGVKLLHNPAYREKYKERFNEAQKKVMDMVQFYDGTIVLIENKIAMYYYAWHSKKREFERKKQQTVSKNNDSA from the coding sequence ATGTCTTATAACATTGCTAACGAAGTTGAAACGTTAAGCAAGAAATCTAATAATAATGAAGGAGTGAAATTACTGCACAATCCAGCTTATCGCGAGAAGTACAAAGAACGCTTTAACGAAGCTCAGAAAAAAGTTATGGATATGGTCCAATTTTATGATGGAACGATAGTATTAATAGAGAATAAAATTGCTATGTATTATTATGCTTGGCACAGTAAAAAAAGAGAGTTTGAGCGTAAAAAGCAACAAACAGTATCAAAAAATAATGATTCAGCATAG
- a CDS encoding O-methyltransferase, with translation MRHNFSRKSLYIRSLFAKEYKKIEEHCTLDKKQRIQITPEEGKLLNLFIKIHKVKSIVEIGTLYGYSSICMVKALPKDGHIYTIENNPQHSRIAKKNFSAFNLSDKITLIEGDALEKINELSAKAPFDMIFIDADKSSYPKYLDWAESYIKQDGLIVADNTLLFDTVFLESPPKEVSEKSWHAMREFNDRLSDEKKYFSILIPTDEGMTVALKLTQVKNQGQRNV, from the coding sequence ATGCGTCATAACTTTAGCAGAAAATCCTTGTACATAAGAAGCTTATTTGCAAAAGAGTATAAAAAAATAGAAGAACATTGTACTCTTGATAAGAAACAACGTATTCAAATCACTCCTGAAGAAGGAAAATTATTAAATTTATTTATCAAAATCCATAAAGTTAAAAGCATAGTTGAAATTGGCACGTTATATGGTTATTCGTCAATTTGTATGGTAAAAGCTTTACCGAAAGATGGTCATATATATACAATAGAAAATAATCCTCAACACTCAAGAATAGCAAAAAAAAATTTTAGTGCTTTTAATCTAAGTGATAAAATTACTCTAATAGAAGGTGATGCACTGGAAAAAATTAATGAATTATCAGCAAAGGCACCATTTGACATGATATTCATCGATGCTGACAAAAGTAGTTATCCTAAGTATTTAGATTGGGCAGAGTCATACATTAAACAAGATGGGCTAATCGTTGCAGATAACACTCTATTATTTGATACAGTATTTTTAGAATCTCCTCCAAAAGAAGTATCAGAAAAGTCATGGCATGCTATGAGAGAGTTTAACGATAGATTGTCAGATGAAAAAAAATATTTCTCCATATTGATTCCTACTGACGAAGGAATGACTGTAGCTTTAAAACTCACGCAAGTTAAAAATCAAGGTCAGCGTAATGTCTAG
- a CDS encoding DsbA family protein: MIFRLLFLLIFISVSSDAAIEQNLPNTQKTDEITSKELLSLLPDDKLLGDRKAPILMIEYASLTCYHCSLFHKKVFPKIKEKYIDTGKMLYIFRHFPLDYRGLKAAMLSYCYEKEEDYFNFNKAVFNAIDSWNYSNFSDLTILQKIAALSNLKQDVFNQCINDKKMMDKIINDKSLAINKLDITATPVFIIKLNDDKSYVENGKIKHEGYRELEYFTNVIDELYGKAIVK, from the coding sequence ATGATTTTTAGATTATTGTTCTTACTTATTTTTATAAGTGTTAGTTCTGATGCAGCTATTGAACAAAACTTACCCAACACTCAAAAAACTGATGAAATAACATCAAAAGAACTACTGTCGCTATTGCCTGATGATAAATTATTAGGAGATCGAAAAGCACCAATTTTAATGATAGAATACGCCTCGCTCACTTGTTATCACTGTTCTCTTTTTCATAAGAAAGTTTTTCCTAAAATCAAAGAGAAGTACATAGATACAGGTAAGATGTTATACATATTCCGTCATTTTCCTCTAGATTATAGAGGATTAAAAGCTGCAATGCTAAGTTATTGCTATGAAAAAGAAGAAGACTATTTTAATTTTAACAAAGCTGTGTTTAATGCAATAGACTCGTGGAACTACTCTAATTTTAGTGATTTAACTATACTACAAAAAATTGCTGCACTAAGCAATTTGAAGCAAGATGTATTTAACCAATGCATTAATGATAAAAAGATGATGGACAAAATTATAAATGATAAATCACTTGCAATTAATAAACTTGATATCACAGCTACTCCTGTATTCATCATCAAGCTTAACGATGATAAATCATATGTAGAGAATGGTAAAATCAAACATGAAGGATATAGAGAGCTGGAATATTTCACTAATGTAATAGATGAGCTATATGGAAAAGCTATAGTGAAGTAA
- a CDS encoding TrbC/VirB2 family protein, translating into MKNFLLLVALILSFAFDNAFAAAVTDDATTNTICKIVGYTHGIGGPMITIVIIGAALLAIFGRMPWPALFALGAFTAVFFGAPVVVSKIVPGGVICKDGVTACPDGKTWDTTKNICK; encoded by the coding sequence ATGAAAAATTTTCTTCTACTTGTAGCTTTAATTCTTTCCTTTGCATTTGATAATGCTTTTGCTGCTGCTGTTACTGATGATGCAACAACCAATACAATATGCAAAATAGTAGGCTATACTCACGGTATAGGCGGACCTATGATTACAATAGTGATAATTGGTGCAGCTTTGCTGGCAATATTTGGCAGAATGCCATGGCCAGCGCTTTTTGCACTCGGTGCATTTACTGCTGTGTTTTTTGGTGCACCTGTAGTTGTTTCAAAAATAGTACCAGGTGGTGTGATTTGTAAAGATGGTGTAACTGCTTGCCCTGATGGTAAAACATGGGATACAACAAAAAATATATGCAAATAA